Proteins from one Emys orbicularis isolate rEmyOrb1 chromosome 2, rEmyOrb1.hap1, whole genome shotgun sequence genomic window:
- the CCDC201 gene encoding coiled-coil domain-containing protein 201, which yields MSEEEDSFLNVKRSLKKAAVKHSTPVDSMFSQTMLSLVDMTNQSIREQNISKRVYGSPMPKSSFQKQASSQEQLMHLDKLISQVTFPRKLSTVLDPEESSEEMSLSSWAAVPRRRLSTVLASEESSEEPSFKTMVPPIVSAAVEVPAEPSKKTAKVTSKSVFAWLVTEIPGIKDPTVRKRRKRKFEKNLLEAKQREWELRQLKNIEEATRHELTIEEV from the exons ATGTCAGAGGAAGAAGATTCTTTCTTAAATGTCAAAAGATCTTTGAAAAAGGCAGCAGTGAAACATAGCACTCCGGTGGATTCAATGTTCTCCCAAACTATGTTATCTCTGGTGGATATGACGAATCAATCTATCAGAGAACAAAACATAAGTAAGAGAGTCTATGGGTCTCCAATGCCAAAATCATCCTTCCAGAAACAAGCATCATCCCAAGAACAACTAATGCACCTTGACAAGCTCATTTCTCAAGTCACTTTTCCAAGAAAGCTTTCCACAGTATTGGACCCAGAGGAATCAAGTGAAGAGATGAGCCTCAGCTCTTGGGCTGCAGTTCCTAGAAGACGACTTTCAACAGTGTTGGCTTCAGAGGAATCCAGTGAAGAGCCAAGCTTCAAGACAATGGTCCCCCCTATAGTAAGTGCAGCAGTTGAAGTCCCTGCTGAACCATCTAAGAAGACAGCCAAAGTAACTTCTAAAAGTGTATTTGCATGGCTGGTTACTGAAATTCCTGGGATAAAAGATCCCACagtaagaaaaagaagaaaaaggaaatttgAAAAAAACCTTTTG gAAGCAAAACAGCGAGAATGGGAATTACGTCAACTTAAAAATATCGAAGAGGCGACTAGACATGAGCTGACAATTGAAGAAGTCTGA